The nucleotide window GCACAAGATAACCTGCCAAGACTTAAAAGAGTTGGCAGGCACTTATCTTACCACAAAGTATTGTTTGTTTGAGTCGCTGGAAGCATGCATCACTGTGAACTTACCTTGCCCGGATGAAGTATATGCAACAGGTTGACGTGCCTATTATTTGATATAATCATTTTGCCATTGCTGCAAGGATGACGGAACCCAAATAGGCAATTGCTCAAGCTCTTCACGGAACTCAGAGGCTCCACTGGATGGTATCACCATCAATTGGAACCATCAAGACCTAGTCTTCTATCTTTACCTAGGCATTAACCTCATCAATCAGGAGGAATGAATGGCTATGCTATTCATGAACCCCACTCTCGAGCCACCGATAGGAAGAGGTTCCAtactgaagaagaaaaactacaaTTAACTTGATAAGAGAGTCATCCTGTAGACAAAGTCTGATACAGAATAGCCTGCAAAAAGGTTCAGGTACAGATATGATATTCAACAAGGGGTTAGCAATCCTATCACAGCCTAGACCATCTACCAAGTGGGAGACATAACAAGCTATGGACAATCATGGATAAAAGCAAAAGCGGGTTAAAGTTATCAGCGGGTGAAAGTGCGCCTCATGAGTGAGAGACGTCCACCTCGGCACAAACATTGAGCCATCGGAATTTTGAACTTCGGAGTTCAGGCCTTCAGGGAGAGCTCAAGTATCGGAAAATCCTGTCAACTACTGGCAAAATGTGTAACTGAACCCTGTTTATGGGAAGAATTTTCCAGAGCCAAGTAGAAGGACCATTCATAAGAGACGCATTCAAGTGGGCAGGAAGATTATACCAATGTAGTCAGAACTCTATGCAAGAAATATATCGAATTGTTGGCACGAAATGAATTTCCACGGTTTCCCTCATCACAAGATCCAAAAAAGGCCGAGTTTCTGTAACCTAAGAAGGTCGTTCTATTGactgatcttcttcttctctcaccCTTCCCCAGACCAACTTGACCAGAACTAATCTAATTTTAATGCTAAATCGAGCTCACATAATAAGACTATGGAGGCACAAATTTGAAGCAGTTGCAAGgaataagaaattttttaaaaaaaaaggccagTAAACCAAGAAAACATTTCCCTATGCGAACTGTTCAATGCATCGTTAAATAGAaaggtaaaagaagaaaatttaaggAAAAGGCGAAAATATGGAAAGGCAGAAAAACATACGACGATAAGGATAAGGCTAATCAGCaggtagaagaggaagaagaagaggcaacTACTCAAAAAGaaacagtttttcattttttatttatattatttatgaTCATAATTTTCAATAGCCAACACCCTCGAGTCCATAGAGCACACCCGCGTACTTCTCCGTTGTGCCGCGGAGGATGCTGTCCTTCATGCGGAGGAAAGAATCCCATGTGAGCAGGCTGTCAGAGCCAGCCTGGTGGCACTTTCCTGCCCTGCGCTCAACGTTCAGCGAGTCGGCGAGCCGATCGAGCCCGCCGTGGAGACCATCGGCGTACCGCATCAGGTGCTTGAGATCGTAGACCTTGCAGAAGAAGATGCTCAGCAAGCTGAGGAAATCAACGCGGTTGTCAGGCAGCGACCGGCAAGTCAGGATCTTGAGCAGGTAACCAAAGTCGTAAGCGCTATGGAAAGTCACCCAAGAGATGGCATCATTGCAGACGAGACCGGACGACATAAGGAGCTCAGCGAATCTGGCGGAGTCGATCCCGTCGGTGCGGTTCCGGGCGAAATCGATGCCGCTGCGCTCGAGGATGGCGACAGAGTCCGGCGCACAGATGTCACGGGCGGGATCGAAGTCCCGGAAGTTGAACTGCCAGATGAAGGACGCCGAAGGGTCGCCGAGGTCCGGCAGGACGCCGCACTCGTCGGAGAGGGTCAGCCCGACCTGGATCAGGTTAAGGACGCCGACGTTGGATCTCAGGGTGTAGTACAGGTAGTCGGAGTGGTGGAGGTACTGCAAGGAGGGGCGGAGGACGACGCCGGGGAACTCTGTGTCCATCGCGACGAATGGGAAGCTGTCCACCGCCTCCCGGATCAGCTCGAACTCCTCATCCAGGTTGTGCGCCCACACCTCCCGCACCTTCACCGGCCTCGTCGTCGCCGTCGTCGTTGTCGTCGTCTCCGGCGGCATCGTTGTCGTCGCTCCGGCTGCTGACGCTCCCGGAGAGAGGTTTCCAGGGCGGGTTTCCGCACCGAACGCGGTTTTCCACACCTGTCTTTcgcttttcctcctcctcccctcctttgtctttgtctttgcctttattttttttgcttttgtttttctcccTTCCCCACCGAGCTGTTTCAGTGGGAAATGGTGGGTTGGTGGTTTCTCTGCCattttatagagagagaaagttagagagagaaagcgggGGCTAGTCTTTCGAGGGGTTCGAGTTCGGCACCGTCCTTCAAGGGCTCCCGCTCTttacccttttcttttccattaagGACGTCGGAGTCCCTTACTTCTACCGCCCGGTCCACGTTTTGGTATAGGGCTAAAAATGTAAATATCCCTGAGTTCTCCATTCGAACTCTCCCTTGAGAGTTCCTGCCTGCCGACCTCGAGGCAAAGTGTCACACCGGGTTGGATCGTGGACCCGAAAACCAAATTAAAGATTGGGCTCGACTCACGAGTATTTTGAAAAGGAACTGGATCGAGTGGGTAATTGACTTGATCCCGTTTACCCAACTTGCAATCTCCAAAAGGCCTAAATTTTGATCCACAGTCCAAACCTGGAAATTTgattcgggtccggatccaccGGGTCATTCGACCCGCTGAGAAAAGATAGTTGGCGTTCATGGCCTGTGGTCCAAAATGAAGCCACGGTCCTCCTCACCTGTCCACACCTAGACATTTCATGTCACCCTTTCAAGCCCACACCATAATTGGTCGGTTAGTAATAGCTCAATTTGGTCGGTTCattgatttgattttcatagatACTACTCTTAAACTGCGAACGAACCCACTTAAGTGGTTCATTTTCATAGATGTTATTACTCTTAAACTACGAACCAACCCACTTAAAACATGGTGATTGATCAAAACACTGGACCGAACCACTGAGCTCAGTGGGGAAGCTCAACTTTGACCAACGTCCACGTCAGATGGACATGGAACCCCCATGAggtaaaattacaaaaatggaCAAAACTCTCAGTCAGAGACACAAATTGAACTGTAGAGGACGAGCCAGGCATACGTAGTCGGCTACCCTGTGTGGGCCATTTACctctttcatatttatttattttatttatatatgaatgtttcttacattttaaaatttaaataattggTCCGAATATGGGCTTAGGGTTCACTAGCTTGATGAATCGCTCGGCAAATTCGACCAAACTTAATACTTTAATTCAAAATAGTGAAACTTTATTATATGACGTAGACTGATCTGTCAGCACCATAATTGGCGTTTGGTCACCggttttattctctctctctctctctctctttaaatcgAAACatctgttttgaaaaatgttttaattatGTGGAATGAAATTGACCCGACCCAATAAAAAACCCGGGTTCAGTTGAATCGTCTCGGTCTCGCTGAACCGAGTCGAAAAGGAACCAACCATGTTTGACTGttgaagggaagggaagggttTGGACCGTGTCGTGTTGAAAAGAGGGACGTGGGCCCCGCTGCCGCTCATTATTGATCAACCCGCGTTGCCAGCTACCTGCTGACTCGACGGCCGCTCGACGTTTCGTGTATCTTACGGCAAAGTTCTCAACAGTTGTCGTAAATTGTTTCTAATAAAACGAATACCATTAAAACATAGATTATTTGGGTGttattaaataataataaagaattttgattttggaattttaaaaGTTTCAGTTTGACCTATatacaaaatttggaaaatttatattttagcatccctacaacaaaaaattttgtggtttCCCTTTTGATCTtacctgaatccaaattttagaatttttttttcatttccttttcggGCACAAAGCACGAAAATTTTAGTTTCCAAATTCTAAAATTGTAATTCTTTGCAAAACAAGAATCTCACACTAtgaaattgaaaggaaaattagaagtgaaaaattttcattccaatgaAGTGGAAATTTGATTCTGGAAATAAAATTCTAATGCCCCCTTTAGTCTGGTTaagagaacaaatgaaaaattgaaaaacgtTTGACAAAATTGAAATTGGTCAAAAAATGCATCCTTGTCAAAATCAATCCCTTTTTTCATACAATTACCGATTCTAGGTTCCTTGAATTCTGCCAATTTTAAGTTGAATCGCTTCATAGGTGATTCAAAGTGAACCACTCGGCCCGAGCAAGGGCCCATCAAGCCGGCCCAAGTAGGTTTTACTGGAGTCTGATCTGAcccgataacttttaaataattaatttattattattattatatattttattattaaaaaatattttatatttaaaaaatttattttataattttaaaaataattttttattatagtCCAGCCCGAGTTTCGAACAATGAACCCGAGCTCGAGTTTCGGATATCAAACTGACCCGAACCAGTTGTTACGGCCAGGTCTAGCATCAGCCTTCCTAATCTTGGATCTAATCGTTGATCGAAGTTGGTCCAGAATCTAGGTGAGCATGCTTTCATAAAGTAGCTCAACTTATTTTACATGTagatttaaactttaaacttacGAATACTTTGTCATCAATTGCCTGCCAACTTTATAATTAGTTGTTTTAGATACGTGCAGAATAAATTGCATTTTTGACCAACTTTTTCGACAAATTGGTTTCAAAATGTTGAGAAATGCTTATATACtttatgaaaataattaaataagtGAGTACTAACTAGCAATTGGAGAGGTGCAGTTTATCTATTCATTATTTATTGAAgcatgaaaaatgcatttgcTCAATCAATAAAATTGTTTTACAACAATTGAAGGCAACATCAATTTTCGACCGTTTTTTTACGAACTTGACAATATTATAAATGGTATTTAGGTTATTAAATATGTGGGCACATGGCATTcatacaaaaaatttatatataaggGTATTTTAGTGTTGCTGATGTTAAAAAAGTTTGGGTAAGGATGTTGAAAACCTTAAACTACGTttgacaaattaaaagaaataaaagttttaGATTCTGGAAGcttgattttatatattttatatgttacatatacatattaaaataatagaaaatttagaCATTGTCAGCTTAAcagagtttatatatatatatatatatatatatatatatatatatatatatatatatatatatatatatatatagagagagagagagagagagagagagagagagaaatttgtGCACGTTTTTGGTGTATCGGAGATCTTAATGAGcgtagaaaataaaaataaatattctcagaaaagcaaaaaaaaagtaggaCAAACCATTTTACTCCTTGTACGGCGCATAAAAGACAGATAAAAGtagtttttgaaagaaaaagtgtGAATGTATTTGCACACGATGCCTATTTAGGTTATAATTAATTCATATATTGCTGTTGTATGCCATCTTTCacttattttcatttatatttctttatttttttatgaagtgTTTAAGATTTTATATTCTCAATTTTCCGATGCtttcatttttaagaaaattttcatctgattttttaagttaaagccaatttttttttatcaacgaTTCTGATTCGATTAGTCTTCCA belongs to Nymphaea colorata isolate Beijing-Zhang1983 chromosome 13, ASM883128v2, whole genome shotgun sequence and includes:
- the LOC116267008 gene encoding probable CCR4-associated factor 1 homolog 11, whose protein sequence is MPPETTTTTTATTRPVKVREVWAHNLDEEFELIREAVDSFPFVAMDTEFPGVVLRPSLQYLHHSDYLYYTLRSNVGVLNLIQVGLTLSDECGVLPDLGDPSASFIWQFNFRDFDPARDICAPDSVAILERSGIDFARNRTDGIDSARFAELLMSSGLVCNDAISWVTFHSAYDFGYLLKILTCRSLPDNRVDFLSLLSIFFCKVYDLKHLMRYADGLHGGLDRLADSLNVERRAGKCHQAGSDSLLTWDSFLRMKDSILRGTTEKYAGVLYGLEGVGY